A genomic region of Runella rosea contains the following coding sequences:
- a CDS encoding Stp1/IreP family PP2C-type Ser/Thr phosphatase → MDKNKKSLTYIEPLRAMFWKKWLSNKATDTSPSESFSDLRAVVVSDVGCVRTNNEDAARFVRPADLLVRTSKGFLAIVADGMGGHAAGEIASQMAVETIAKTYYQREETPEESLFLAFTKANRAIWQAASRNARQRGMGTTCTAVVVCDAKLYIAHVGDSRLYLLKNGQLLQLSTDHTYVQMLVQQGVIAPLEAEKHPERNVLTRAMGTHNKVEIDVEAMTHSLENDDRLLLSTDGLYDYLTNDEIAQLMLIPTLNESAQQLVEAAKQRGGHDNITVLLIERLSSEAPQALRPTEEIA, encoded by the coding sequence TTGGATAAGAACAAAAAATCATTGACCTACATCGAACCTCTACGTGCCATGTTCTGGAAAAAATGGTTATCAAATAAAGCAACTGACACCTCCCCGTCAGAATCTTTCAGCGACTTACGGGCCGTGGTGGTATCGGATGTAGGTTGTGTGCGTACCAACAATGAAGACGCGGCGCGGTTTGTGCGTCCGGCAGATTTGTTAGTACGGACATCAAAAGGTTTTTTGGCGATTGTGGCAGATGGCATGGGAGGGCACGCCGCTGGAGAAATTGCTTCTCAAATGGCGGTTGAAACCATTGCCAAAACGTATTACCAACGGGAAGAAACACCCGAAGAAAGTTTGTTTCTGGCATTTACAAAAGCCAATCGTGCCATTTGGCAGGCGGCAAGCCGCAATGCACGTCAGCGCGGCATGGGCACAACCTGCACGGCGGTGGTGGTGTGTGATGCTAAATTGTACATTGCGCATGTCGGTGATAGCCGATTATATCTGCTCAAAAATGGTCAGCTTCTGCAATTGTCAACTGATCATACATACGTTCAAATGCTTGTTCAGCAAGGGGTTATTGCTCCTTTGGAAGCCGAAAAACATCCAGAACGAAACGTACTTACCCGCGCCATGGGTACCCACAACAAAGTGGAAATTGATGTTGAAGCGATGACACATTCTCTCGAAAACGATGATCGCCTGTTGCTCAGTACCGATGGTCTGTATGACTATCTCACCAATGATGAAATTGCGCAACTGATGCTCATACCGACCTTAAATGAATCGGCGCAGCAGTTGGTAGAAGCCGCCAAACAACGCGGTGGACACGACAATATCACGGTGTTATTGATTGAGCGGCTCTCTTCAGAAGCACCGCAAGCCCTCCGCCCAACCGAAGAAATTGCCTGA